One genomic region from Actinomycetes bacterium encodes:
- a CDS encoding FtsW/RodA/SpoVE family cell cycle protein, whose amino-acid sequence MTLLDGPNSPSSAADPRRRRSRSRGRLTGWDPVLTGASLVLSLIGSLFVASAGGAGLGRRQVLSLLAALVVCYLVSRVEPRSLRAWAPALYLASLGFVLLAFSPLGVEIAGARAWVALPLGFTLQPSEFAKLGLVLALAVTLAGGRDSAAPDNRSVVQALALAAAPIALVLIGNDTGSALVITAIVAAVLLVAGVSWRWLTGLAAAGAAVAVVAVSAGLLADYQMQRLLAFLDPEADPTGFGLNALQSRVAIGSGGLTGQGLFAGPQTQGDFVPVSDSDFILSVVGEEAGLLGILLVIGLLAVVLWRGWVIALTAR is encoded by the coding sequence ATGACGTTGCTCGATGGCCCCAACTCCCCTAGTTCGGCAGCAGATCCTCGCCGGCGGCGGTCGCGTTCCCGCGGCAGGTTGACCGGGTGGGACCCAGTGCTCACCGGAGCTTCGTTGGTGTTGTCACTGATCGGTTCGTTGTTCGTGGCCTCGGCCGGCGGTGCCGGGTTGGGTCGGCGACAAGTGCTGTCGCTGCTGGCGGCATTGGTGGTGTGTTACCTGGTGTCGCGGGTGGAGCCCCGCTCGCTGCGGGCCTGGGCGCCGGCGCTGTATCTGGCGTCGCTGGGTTTCGTGTTGTTGGCGTTCTCCCCGTTAGGGGTCGAGATCGCCGGGGCGCGCGCCTGGGTGGCGCTGCCGCTGGGATTCACGTTGCAGCCGTCCGAGTTCGCCAAGTTGGGTTTGGTGCTGGCGTTGGCGGTTACTTTGGCTGGTGGGCGGGACAGTGCGGCTCCGGACAACCGGTCAGTGGTGCAAGCGCTTGCGCTCGCGGCGGCACCGATCGCGCTGGTGTTGATTGGCAACGACACCGGTTCAGCGTTAGTCATCACCGCCATTGTGGCCGCGGTGTTGCTGGTGGCTGGCGTGTCGTGGCGCTGGTTGACCGGACTGGCTGCCGCTGGCGCAGCGGTCGCAGTGGTGGCGGTGTCTGCTGGCCTGTTGGCCGACTACCAGATGCAACGGCTGTTGGCGTTCCTGGACCCGGAAGCGGATCCGACCGGGTTCGGGTTGAACGCGCTGCAATCGCGGGTGGCGATTGGCTCTGGTGGGCTGACCGGCCAAGGCCTGTTCGCCGGCCCACAAACCCAAGGCGACTTTGTCCCGGTCAGTGACTCTGACTTCATCCTGAGCGTAGTGGGGGAGGAAGCCGGGCTGCTAGGCATCCTGCTGGTCATCGGACTGCTCGCGGTGGTGTTGTGGCGGGGCTGGGTGATCGCGTTGACGGCCCG